The Lycium ferocissimum isolate CSIRO_LF1 chromosome 1, AGI_CSIRO_Lferr_CH_V1, whole genome shotgun sequence genome includes a region encoding these proteins:
- the LOC132057062 gene encoding receptor-like protein 9DC3 codes for MMMVPKTLSLLQFFTLLYLFVVTFSSTEEAIALLKWKATFPSQNNSILTSWRSSLNVCEDWYGVICFNGRVNRLNITNASIIGTLYDFPFSSLPFLEYLELSMHNFSGTIPPEIGNLTNLVYLDLSNNQISGPIPSQIGSLAKLQTLHLFDNHLNGFIPREIGHLRSLTKLSLGTNFLSGFIPNSLGNLTNLSFLHLNDNHFSGSIPVEMANLTSLIELDLKNNSLTGSIPASLGNLNKLSRLYLYDNHLSGSIPQEICYLRSLFKLSLGTNFLNGSIPISFGNLTNLSFLYLNDNHLSGSIPQKMGNLRYLTILTLRNNYLSGSIPASFGNLRNLRGLFLRYNNLSGDIPSSMCNLTSLEVLYLQRNNLKGKVMQCLGNMSGLKILSLSHNNLSGDIPLSICNLTSLRVLDLSRNNLKGAVLHCFGNMSRHLEVLEMQNNYLSGTLPTTFNIGSVLKSLNLHGNELEGKIPQSLANCKELQVLAIGDNHLIDTFPMWLGTLPKLKVLSLRSNKLYGPIITSRNENLFSELRIIDLSYNAFSGYLPTSLFQHLKAMRKIDQTMNSTSYLAITFGDKHFVHGVTIANKGLELELAKIFTFYTAIDLSSNRFRGHIPSIVGGLTALHVLNLSHNGLQGHIPPSLGGLSSLESLDLSGNQLVGEIPTQIASLTFLAFLNLSHNHLQGCIPQGSQFATFQENSYEGNYELRGFPISKGCGNDHVAETNYTIPAIDDQESNSDYLSDFWKAALMGYGSGLCIGLSILYFMISAGNPKWLVRIIEYMEHKIIMRRRKKRQGQRHYRRRNNHY; via the coding sequence ATGATGATGGTTCCCAAAACACTTTCTTTACTTCAGTTTTTTACTCTTTTATATCTCTTTGTGGTTACTTTTTCCTCCACTGAGGAAGCCATTGCCCTCTTGAAATGGAAAGCAACTTTCCCAAGTCAGAATAATTCCATATTGACTTCATGGAGATCAAGCTTAAACGTGTGCGAGGACTGGTATGGAGTTATATGCTTTAATGGTAGAGTAAATAGGTTGAATATTACAAATGCTAGTATTATTGGAACACTTTATGATTTTCCATTTTCATCTCTCCCTTTTCTTGAATATCTTGAACTTAGCATGCATAATTTCTCTGGCACCATCCCACCTGAAATAGGTAATCTAACTAATCTTGTCTATCTTGATTTGTCAAACAATCAGATTTCGGGCCCAATCCCATCACAAATCGGTTCACTAGCCAAGCTTCAGACCCTCCACTTATTTGATAACCATTTAAATGGTTTCATTCCAAGAGAAATAGGTCACCTTAGGTCTCTTACTAAGCTCTCTTTGGGGACTAACTTTCTTAGTGGTTTTATTCCTAATTCATTGGGGAACTTGACCAACTTGTCTTTTTTGCATCTTAATGACAATCACTTTTCTGGCTCCATTCCTGTAGAAATGGCTAACCTAACGTCTCTTATTGAGTTAGATTTGAAGAATAACTCTCTCACTGGTTCTATTCCTGCTTCATTAGGGAATTTGAACAAATTGTCCCGTTTGTATCTTTACGATAATCACCTTTCTGGATCCATTCCTCAAGAAATATGTTACCTAAGGTCTCTTTTTAAGCTATCTTTGGGTACTAACTTTCTTAATGGTTCTATTCCTATTTCATTTGGGAACTTGACCAACttatcttttctttatcttaatGACAATCACCTTTCTGGCTCCATTCCTCAAAAAATGGGTAACCTAAGGTATCTTACTATACTAACTTTGAGGAATAACTATCTTAGTGGTTCTATTCCTGCTTCTTTTGGCAATTTGAGAAATTTGCGAGGTTTATTTCTCCGATATAATAATCTCAGTGGGGACATTCCTTCATCTATGTGCAATTTGACATCATTGGAAGTGTTGTATCTCCAGAGAAATAACTTGAAGGGAAAAGTTATGCAATGTTTGGGTAATATGAGTGGCCTCAAGATTTTGTCGTTGTCACATAATAATCTTAGTGGAGATATTCCTTTGTCTATCTGTAATTTAACATCACTACGAGTTTTAGATTTATCGAGAAACAATCTTAAGGGAGCAGTTCTGCATTGTTTTGGCAACATGAGTCGCCATCTTGAGGTTTTGGAAATGCAGAACAACTATCTTTCTGGGACTCTTCCAACAACTTTTAACATTGGAAGTGTACTCAAAAGCCTCAACTTGCATGGCAATGAACTGGAGGGGAAAATTCCCCAATCTTTGGCCAACTGCAAAGAGTTGCAAGTCCTTGCTATAGGAGATAATCACCTCATCGATACATTCCCGATGTGGTTGGGAACTCTTCCAAAGCTGAAAGTTTTAAGCTTGAGATCGAATAAATTGTATGGACCTATTATAACTTCAAGGAATGAAAACTTGTTTTCTGAGCTTCGAATAATCGATCTTTCTTACAATGCCTTCTCGGGATACTTACCTACGAGTTTGTTTCAACACTTGAAAGCCATGAGAAAAATTGACCAAACAATGAATTCAACATCATATCTTGCTATAACTTTTGGAGACAAACATTTCGTACATGGTGTAACAATTGCAAACAAGGGTCTAGAGCTTGAACTTGCcaaaatttttactttttacacCGCCATTGATCTATCAAGTAACAGATTTAGAGGGCATATTCCAAGTATTGTGGGAGGTCTCACTGCACTTCATGTGTTGAATTTATCTCATAATGGATTGCAAGGTCATATACCACCATCACTTGGAGGTTTATCTTCTCTTGAGTCATTGGACCTATCTGGTAACCAACTTGTAGGAGAGATACCAACACAAATTGCTTCTCTTACATTTCTTGCATTTTTAAATCTCTCCCACAATCATCTCCAAGGATGCATCCCTCAAGGATCTCAATTTGCcacatttcaagaaaactcataTGAAGGTAATTATGAATTACGTGGATTCCCAATTTCAAAAGGTTGTGGCAATGATCATGTGGCAGAGACAAATTATACCATACCTGCGATAGACGATCAAGAAAGCAATTCTGATTATCTGAGTGATTTTTGGAAAGCTGCTCTTATGGGCTATGGAAGTGGACTATGTATTGGATTAtccatactatatttcatgatttcagcTGGAAATCCGAAATGGCTTGTGAGAATCATTGAATATATGGAACACAAAATAATTATGCGAAGGAGAAAGAAGCGGCAAGGTCAAAGGCATTACAGAAGAAGAAATAATCACTATTAg
- the LOC132057080 gene encoding anaphase-promoting complex subunit 13 — protein sequence MAERILSLGILIDVVDEEWMRDTLPADDLPLPPVLLPKTDDNEDSNQEASQVDGDTWHDLALENHRPL from the exons ATGGCAGAGCGAATCCTCAGCTTGGGAATTCTCATAGATGTTGTGGATGAAGAATGGATGCGAGATACTCTGCCCGCTGATG ATCTCCCATTACCACCAGTACTACTTCCAAAGACTGATGACAACGAAGACTCAA ATCAAGAGGCTTCGCAAGTTGACGGAGATACATGGCATGACCTTGCTTTGGAAAATCACCGACCTCTATGA